One part of the Streptomyces lienomycini genome encodes these proteins:
- the ureG gene encoding urease accessory protein UreG — protein sequence MRPDRHDPEEEHTHEHPHPAPAPGRLARTPGRPLRIGLGGPVGSGKTALVAALCRSLADELQLAVVTNDIYTTEDADFLLRNGVLPAERVRAVETGCCPHTAIRDDISANLEAVEDLERSLPPLDLILIESGGDNLTATFSHGLIHHQIFVIDVSGGDKVPRKGGPGVTASDLLVVNKTDLAGQVDADLSVMARDAKAKRDDLPVCFLSLVEDPSAGGVTAWVRERLADGG from the coding sequence TTGCGTCCTGACCGACACGATCCCGAGGAAGAGCACACACACGAGCACCCGCACCCGGCCCCCGCCCCGGGCCGCCTCGCCCGGACTCCGGGGCGGCCGCTGCGGATCGGCCTCGGCGGTCCGGTGGGGTCCGGCAAGACCGCGTTGGTCGCGGCGCTGTGCCGGTCGCTGGCCGACGAGCTGCAACTGGCCGTCGTCACCAACGACATCTACACCACCGAGGACGCCGACTTCCTGCTGCGCAACGGGGTGCTGCCCGCCGAGCGCGTCCGGGCGGTCGAGACCGGATGCTGCCCGCACACCGCGATCCGGGACGACATCTCCGCCAACCTCGAAGCCGTCGAGGACCTGGAGCGGAGCCTGCCGCCACTGGACCTGATCCTGATCGAGAGCGGCGGGGACAACCTCACCGCCACCTTCAGCCACGGTCTGATCCACCACCAGATCTTCGTGATCGACGTCTCCGGCGGCGACAAGGTGCCCCGCAAGGGCGGGCCCGGGGTGACCGCGTCGGACCTGCTGGTCGTCAACAAGACGGACCTCGCCGGTCAGGTGGACGCCGATCTGTCGGTGATGGCCCGTGACGCCAAGGCCAAACGCGACGACCTGCCCGTGTGCTTCCTGTCCCTCGTCGAGGACCCCTCGGCGGGCGGGGTCACCGCCTGGGTGCGCGAACGACTGGCCGACGGCGGCTGA